A window of the Deltaproteobacteria bacterium genome harbors these coding sequences:
- the purH gene encoding bifunctional phosphoribosylaminoimidazolecarboxamide formyltransferase/IMP cyclohydrolase — MNLNTIKRVLISVTDKRGIVDFARDLAAFNVEILSTGGTAAQLRDSGITVRDVSDYTGFPEMMDGRLKTLHPKIHGGLLALRDNDSHMAALSEHGIESIDMVVINLYAFEKTVAQPGCSLGQAVEHIDIGGPTMLRAASKNYRFVTVVTDPGDYGRIIAEMKETGGKISEATNFALAVKTFQTTARYDGAISNYLGKLAPYGGETRDFPDTLTMQFRKAQDLRYGENPHQKAVFYTETDPDVSSISNARQIQGKALSYNNIMDSDAAWQAVSDFPLPAAVIMKHANPCGAATFSGELADVYLKALETDPVSAFGGIVAFNRPIDKKTAEELARIFLEVIIAPGIDADAAAVLESKKNVRVLIIPQRDGSGAGYDFRRVVGGLLVQDR, encoded by the coding sequence TTTCGCCCGGGACCTAGCGGCATTCAACGTCGAAATCCTGTCCACGGGGGGAACGGCGGCACAGCTCCGCGACAGCGGCATCACCGTCCGCGACGTGTCCGACTACACGGGCTTTCCCGAAATGATGGACGGCCGTTTGAAGACCCTGCACCCGAAAATCCATGGAGGGCTCCTGGCCCTGAGGGACAACGACAGCCACATGGCGGCTCTGTCCGAGCACGGCATCGAATCGATCGACATGGTCGTCATCAACCTCTACGCCTTTGAAAAGACCGTCGCCCAGCCGGGCTGTTCCCTCGGCCAGGCCGTCGAACATATCGACATCGGCGGCCCGACGATGCTCCGGGCCGCCTCGAAGAACTACCGCTTCGTCACGGTGGTCACCGACCCGGGGGATTACGGCCGGATCATCGCCGAAATGAAGGAAACGGGGGGAAAGATTTCCGAGGCGACCAACTTCGCCCTGGCCGTGAAAACCTTTCAGACCACGGCGCGTTACGACGGCGCCATTTCAAACTACCTGGGAAAACTCGCCCCCTACGGCGGCGAAACCCGGGATTTCCCGGATACCCTCACCATGCAGTTTAGAAAGGCCCAGGACCTGCGCTACGGGGAAAACCCCCACCAGAAGGCGGTCTTTTACACGGAAACGGACCCCGACGTTTCGTCCATTTCAAACGCCAGGCAGATTCAGGGCAAGGCCCTCTCCTACAACAACATCATGGACAGCGACGCCGCCTGGCAGGCCGTCTCCGACTTCCCGCTGCCCGCCGCCGTGATCATGAAGCACGCCAATCCCTGCGGCGCCGCGACCTTCTCGGGAGAACTCGCCGACGTTTACCTGAAGGCCCTGGAGACGGACCCCGTTTCCGCCTTCGGCGGGATCGTCGCGTTCAACCGCCCCATCGACAAGAAAACGGCGGAGGAACTGGCCAGGATCTTCCTGGAAGTGATCATCGCCCCCGGCATCGACGCCGACGCGGCGGCCGTCCTGGAAAGCAAGAAAAACGTCCGGGTCCTCATCATCCCCCAAAGGGACGGCAGCGGGGCCGGTTACGATTTCCGCCGTGTCGTCGGCGGTCTTCTGGTCCAGGACCGG